The DNA region CGGCGGTCTGCCGACGATTCCGATCAATGCCGGACGTTCACCGCATATCGGCGATGTGGTGCTGGCGATCGGTAACCCCTATAACCTCGGACAGACCATCACTCAGGGCATTATCAGCGCCACAGGGCGTATCGGCCTGAACCCAACCGGACGGCAGAACTTCCTGCAAACGGATGCCTCTATCAACCACGGTAACTCCGGCGGCGCACTGGTGAACTCGCTGGGCGAACTCATGGGCATCAACACCCTGTCGTTTGATAAAAGCAATGACGGTGAAACGCCAGAAGGGATCGGCTTTGCCATTCCGTTCCAGTTGGCGACCAAGATTATGGATAAGCTGATCCGCGATGGTCGTGTTATCCGTGGCTATATTGGGATTGGCGGTCGTGAAATCGCCCCACTGCACACCCAGGGCGGCGGCATGGATCAGATTCAGGGGATCGTCGTGAACGAAGTGGCACCAGATGGCCCAGCGGCGCAGGCCGGTATTCAGGTTAACGATCTGATTATCTCTGTGAACAGCAAACCTGCGGTCTCCGCACTGGAAACCATGGACCAGGTGGCAGAGATTCGCCCTGGGTCAGTGATTCCGGTGATTGTTATGCGTGATGATAAGCAACTGACGCTGCAGGTCACCATTCAGGAATACCCGGCAACAAATTAGCCTTCACTGAGATGTAAAAAAACCGGAGCTGGCTCCGGTTTTTTATGCGTCACGATGAGTTTGTAGGCCGGATAAGGTGTTTACACCGCCATCCGGCAATCGTACTTATTTGTTAACGAACTCTTCGCCCAGTTGAATATCTTTCTTCAGGGTATCCAGCATGCCTTCCAGCGCGTTCTGCTCGAATGCGCTCAGTTTGCCGATAGACTGACGCTCTTCCACGCCGTTTTTACCCAGCAGTAGCGGCTGAGAGAAGAAACGTGCGTACTGGCCATCGCCTTCAACGTAGGCACATTCTACAACGCCTTTTTCACCCTGCAGTGCGCGAACCAGTGAAAGACCGAAACGCGCGGCCGCCTGGCCCATCGACAGGGTTGCCGATCCGCCACCCGCCTTCGCTTCAACCACTTCAGTACCTGCGTTCTGAATACGCTTGGTCAGGTCAGCCACTTCCTGGTCAGTGAAACTTACGCCCGGGATCTGCGACAGCAGTGGCAGAATGGTCACGCCAGAGTGTCCGCCGATAACCGGAACTTCCACTTCAGTCGGCAGCTTACCTTTCAGTTCCGCTACAAAAGTGTTGGAGCGGATAATGTCCAGCGTGGTCACGCCAAACAGTTTATTTTTGTCGTAAACGCCCGCTTTTTTCAGTACTTCTGCTGCAATAGCGACGGTGGTGTTCACCGGGTTGGTAATGATACCGATGCAGGCTTTCGGACAGGTCGTCGCGATCTGCTGTACCAGGTTCTTCACGATGCCCGCATTGACGTTAAACAGGTCGGAACGGTCCATACCCGGTTTACGCGCCACACCTGCGGAGATCAGCACCACGTCAGCACCGTGCAGTGCCGGGGTCGCGTCTTCACCGGAGAAGCCTTTGATTTTCACAGCAGTTGGGATATGGCTCAAATCTACAGCCACACCGGGAGTCACTGGAGCGATGTCGTACAGGGAGAGTTCTGAACCTGAAGGCAGTTGGGTTTTTAACAGTAGTGCAAGCGCCTGGCCGATACCGCCAGCAGCGCCGAGGACTGCGACTTTCATCCTAAACTCCTTATTATATTGATAAACTAAGTGTTTGTTGCTCCGCGGCGGCGACGTTAAACCACAACTTCAATGAATACAATCACCCGTATTCAATTCTGTGTTGTCACGCGAATTTAGCTTTTATGCATTTAATTGCCGTAATCCGAAGATGTCTGTGCAGTAGAGCAACTTTCCAACAGGTGGTGACAATATACCCTACTGTCAGCCCAAAACAACATCAATTTGATAACAATTAATTTACTTTTAAGCTTATTTGCGAGGCGTGACACAGGCATGTTTCTTGATAACAAAATTTGATAAAATTCCGCTCTTTCATAACATTATTTCAGCCTTCATTTGGGCAGACCGTTTGCATAAAAATTCATCTGTATGCATAATAATGTTGTTTCCACTCTCATACTACGGGTGACTTATGCGAAGCTCAGCTAAGCAAGAAGAATTAGTTAAAGCGTTCAAAGCGCTACTTAAAGAAGAAAAATTCAGCTCTCAGGGCGAAATTGTCCTCGCATTGCAGGATCAGGGCTTTGATAACATCAACCAGTCCAAAGTTTCACGCATGCTGACAAAGTTTGGGGCTGTTCGTACACGCAACGCAAAAATGGAGATGGTGTACTGCCTCCCGGCTGAACTGGGCGTCCCCACCACCTCCAGCCCACTGAAAAACCTGGTTCTTGATATCGACTTTAACGATGCCGTGGTGGTGATCCACACAAGCCCTGGTGCGGCGCAGTTGATCGCCCGCCTGCTGGACTCCCTGGGCAAAGCAGAAGGTATTCTCGGTACCATCGCCGGGGATGACACCATTTTTACCACCCCGGCCAATGGCTTTACGGTGAAAGATCTCTACGAAGCCATTCTTGAACTGTTCGAACAAGAGCTTTGACCCCTCCCACCCCGCCGCCGACGTGGCGGGGTAAAACCCTGCATTAACGTCCGATTTCCGTTAATTTATCTGCCGCTTATTTAGCAAATAGTGCGTTTACCTGCCCAAAACCATTCACACAGTGAATGTGCAAACTCAAAACCGCACAAATCGCAAAATTTCATATCTATATGATTTTATTAGATATAGATAAAACACCACGCCCTTTTAATTCCAGACAAGCATAAAAAACCACATTTTCATTACTTACCAATTACTGAAACCATTAGCGTGGTATTAATTTATCGCGTGATTAGTGTATACTTGATTTTGTGATGAGGGTCACGAAACGAAGACCCCCAATAATAAATTCGACGAGGTACTTATCATGAAAATCAAAACAACTGTTGCTGCGTTAAGCGTTCTCTCTGTTCTTTCTTTCGGCGCATTCGCCGCAGATTCTATCAACGCACAGCAAGCGCAAAATCGCGAAGTCATTGGCACTGTCTCTGTCAGTGCAATCGGCTCTGACCCAATGAGCATGCATGAAATGCTGAACAAAAAAGCGGAAGAAAAAGGCGCATCAGCGTATCAGATCACCGAAGCCCGTAGCGGTGACACCTGGCATGCCACTGCCGAATTGTACAAATAAACCCTCGTCGTCTAGTCCGACGACCTTGCCCCCGACTGTCGGGGGCTTTTTTTATCTCTCAATGACGAACATTAAAACGTAGCTGACCTTCCAGTTCTTCTTCCGCTTCATCAAACAACAAAATCAATGCGCCATAACGCCAGCGCGACTTGTCGGGTAGATGCACAAACTCGATCTCCAGCGGTAACGGCAGCGCTTCACTCATGATGATGTCCCACAGAGAATCGAGGTCACTCACTTTCTCTTTGGCAAGACCAAACATCCGCGCAAACTCACGGTAGAAGTCGTCCTGATCTTCAATTTCATCAAAATCAAATGTATAGATATTCATCTATCGCCACCTTCCCGACCTCAGTCTGACTACAGGCCGCCAATATGCAGGGTTTTCACTTCCAGAAATTCATCTAACCCCAGCACCGATCCTTCACGACCCAGTCCGGACTCTTTCACCCCGCCAAACGGTCCCAGCTCGGTGGACACCGCACATTCGTTTATCCCGATCATGCCGCTTTCAATGGCCTGGGAGACACGGAACACCCGTTGCAGGTTTTGCGTATAGAAGTAAGCGGCCAGGCCAAACGGCGTGTTGTTCGCGCGCTGAATCACCTCTTCTTCGTTGGTAAAGCGGAAGCAGGCAGCAACAGGACCAAACGTCTCTTCACTCGCCAGTATCATGTCGTCGCTGCACCCACCCAACACGGTAGGCTGCCAGAAGTTACCGCCGAGCGCGTGCGCTTTCCCGCCCGCCAGCACTTTCGCCCCTTTCGCAACAGCATCGTCAACGTGCTCACGCACTTTATTGACCGCAGAGGGTTCGATCAGCGGCCCCACCACCACGCCGTCATCCAGACCATTCCCCACCTTCAACGCCTGAACGGCATCGGCCAGTTTTCGGGTGAATTCATCGTAGACGCTTTCCTGGATATAAAAACGGTTCACGCTGACGCAGACCTGCCCGGCATTACGGAACTTATTGGCGAGAGCGCCTTTCACCGCCGCATCGATGTCGGCATCGTCAAACACGATGTAGGGAGCATTGCCACCCAGTTCCATCGACACTTTCTTCATGGTTTCTGCCGCGTTACGCACCAGCGTTTTACCAACTGCCGTTGAACCAGTGAATGAAATTTTGCGCACCTCATGGCTTGCCATGATGGCGTCGCTGATTTCCGGCGTATTGCCCGCTACGGCGTTGAGCACGCCATCGGGCACCCCCGCTTTCTTCGCCAGCGTAAGCAGCGCAAAGGCGCTCAGCGGCGTGTTATTGGCCGGTTTTATCACCCCGGTACAGCCCGCCGCCAGCGCCGGACCAAGCTTACGGGTCAGCATCGCCATCGGGAAATTCCACGGCGTGATTGCCGCCACCACGCCAACCGGTTCGCGGGTAGCCAGAATGCGGGAACCGGGTTTGATCGGCGGGATGATTTCGCCATTGGCGCGTTTTGCCTGCTCGGCAAACCATTGAATAAAGCTGGCCGCATACTCCACCTCACCCTCGGCTTCTTTCAGCGGTTTACCCTGCTCGGTGGTCATCAGCCGTCCCAGCCAACTCTTATTTTCGATGATCAATTCATACCAGCGGTAGAGAATCGCCGAGCGCTCTTTTGCCGTTTTTGCCCGCCAGGCAGGAAATGCCTCACTGGCCGCCGCAATGGCCTCTTCGGTCTGTTGTTTCCCCGCTTTCGCCACCTTCGCGATCGTTTCGCCCGTTGCCGGATTAAGCACATCAAAGGTGGTATCAAGCGTTTTCCACAGCCCGTCAACCAGATATCCCGTCTGAAAAAGTTCGTTGTCCTGAAGCGTTTGCATGCTGTTTTCTCCTTCTGATGTCCTGAGTTGCGCACATCGAATAAGTATAGCCATAAAAAAACCGACGCTTTTGGCGTCGGTTTCTGAAGGTTAGCTGTCGGTTAGCGCATGCTGGTACTTGTGCAACATGCCGGTCAACCGTTTCACCGGTTCGGTGACCTGCGGCGGCGCTTCCCAGACCCGCAGTTTTTCCTGATACACATCCAGTTCGTCTAATAGTTGACCAAAGTAGCGTCGGCGCTTGTCATCATTCACAGCAGAAATGACGTGATCCGCCGTACGACGCAGTTGCTGGTGGAATGCGGAGAGATCGCCGTTGACCGGAATTGGCGCATCCCGCAGGCGCTGGTGCGCAATGATCATTGTCAGCGCCAGGCGGAATTTCGGTAAATCCCCGGGGAATTTGTTCATCAACAAAAACAGTTGCTGATAGAGCGCGGGAAGATGGTTCTCTTTGCGCCGCACCGCGTTGGTGGTCATCGCCGACACCGCCGCAGAAACGAACTGGTTGAGCAGCACGCGGCCCGTACGGTCGCGAGAGTTATCGCGCACAATCACGATAACCAGAAAGGCCAGTACGCAACCCACAATTTGCCCTAACGCACTGTCCAGAAATTGGCTGAAGTGGAAGGTCATCGGGTTATCCAGCACGATAATGTTAATGGTACTGGCCAGCGCCCCCATAGAGCCCAGCCGCCGCTTCTGTACTTCGATCCCCAGAAAGAACCCCAGCACCGCGAGGCTCAGACAGAGCAACAGCATGCTTTGTTGGGTATTGGGGAGGATCACCAGAAAATAGAGCGCCCCCAGTGGTAGCGCGGCAAGCGTACCGTAAATAAAATCAATGGCGACCATGCGTGGATTCGGCAGACGCATCGCCAGCGAGGTGACCACCGCAATCATCACCATGGCGCCGTTACCGGATGTCCAGCCGGTCCACAGCCAGAACAGCGTCCCCAGCACACAAGAGAGCGTGGTGCGCCAGAAGTTCACCATGGCATGGTGACGCTCGGCGGATTCGACTTTCACTACCGGTTCATCCTGCAGCACCTCTTCTTCCGTGGCGCTGATTTTGGTATTGCTGATCACACCGCGCTTGAGCAGCAGATAGCGCGTTGCCGCGCCAGCCCAGGTATACAGCGTAACGGGCGTTTCGCGCTCGCCGGTCCAGGCAATCACCCGACGCAGGCGCTTAAGCTGTTTATGCACATCCTGCGCGGTTTCCACCGGCATGGCGAAGAACTCACGGAAGGTATCGGTGATCAGCTCAGGACGCGTGTTCTGGATCAGATAGGTTTCGCAGGATTGCGTAATCATGGTCAGCGACAGCGTATTGATCGCCTTCAGACGGCGATTCGCCCGCGCCCAACGGGAGGATTCCATGTTCAGGTTGCTACGCATTCCTTCCAGCGCAGCAGCCCGACGCACCAGTGAGCCCCAGGCGTTATCCACTTCTTCGCTGTCACCATGTTTAATGCACAACTGCATCAACTGGTACTGCGCCACCAGCAGGCTATCCAGTTCGCGATCCACCTCTTGTTTGATCGATCGCGGAGAAAAAAGCAGATCCGCCATAATGGCGCAGACAATACCAATCACAATCTCGCTACAGCGTTCGACGGCAAACTGCGGCGTCAGCAACGGTTCGGTTTGAATGGTGATGACGATAATCAGCGCAGTGTAGCCCGATAACCCCCACGCATAGGAGTTCTCGACGCGGACCAGCGAGGAGATCCAGGTACAAAAACCCGCCCAGATACAGCAGACCAGAATCATCAGCAGCGGCGCGCGGATCATCGCAATGATGATCACCAGCGCCGCAACAGAACCGATAAACGTCCCGACGATACGCAACATCCCCCGATAGCGAATCGCGCCGGAATACGGTTCACCACCGGCGGCAAAGGCCGGGCCCGCCGCGACAATCGCTGCCGTCAGCACCGCCCAGCGCGGCGTTTCAAGCTGGAAGTGGAAGCCAACAAACAGCGCGAGAACAATCGCGCTGGCCAGTTTGACCGCAAAGCGAATATGCTGGTTGGCGATGGAAAAAATGCCCATCGTGATTAACCAAACTCGCGCAGACGGTGCGCCATTTTGCGGAAGAACGAGTCGTTATTTTCATCACGATCCTGCTTACCGGTGATCACGACCGTCGCGGTGGTACCGGCTGGCCACAGGTTTTCCTGCTGATCGTCAAGCTGGATACGTACCGGAACGCGCTGCGCGAGGCGTACCCATTCCAGATTCGAATCGATGGTCGCCATGCCTTTGTCGTCGCGCGTGCTGCTGGCATTGGTGACCCCTGCCGCGATGCTATCAACTCTGCCTTTTAATACTTTGTTGCTGCCCAGTGGGGTAATTTCTGCGCGATAGCCCGGACGGACGCCTTCCAGTTTGGTCTCTTCCATATAGGCCAGCACATAGAAAGAGTTCTGTTTCACCAGTGCCACGGCGGTTGAACCCCGGGTGATAAATTCGCCGGTATAGACGTTCAGGTTGGTCACCCAGCCATCCGCAGGGGCACGAATAACAGTACGTTCGAGATCTAACTTTGCGAGATCGCGGGTCGCCTGCGCTTTGGCAAGCTGATGTAATACGGTTTGCAGAACGTTGTTGGCCTGATCGATCTCTTCACGGGACATCGCCTGGACGCCAAGACGGTTACGACGTCCGGCTTCCTGGCGTTTTTCTTGCGCCAGCACCTGGTAATAGGCGACGTCGGCTTCAGCCTCTTCCAGCGCTTTTTGGTAGCGTGGCTGATCGATGGTGAACAACACCTGATCTTTCTTCACCAGATCGTTATCGTGGACATTAACATGCGTGATAAGTCCGGCAACGTCCGGCGCGATGGCAACCACGTCCGCGCTAAAGCGGGCGTCACGCGTCCACGGCGATTCGGTGTAATAGACCCAGGCGCGGAAAATCGCGATGAACGCCAGGATGACCAGAACGAGGGTAATGGCCGTACGGGAGATTCTTCTTGTTAGTGTTTTCACTTCAACCTCAAACGAACAGACGCGATATCAAGTAAAAGAGACAGCAATACAGCGCGGTATTAAACAGAGCCGGATGCCAGACAAAATCATAGATGCCCGTAGGCACCAGCATCCGGCGCACCAGCCAGAAAATCGCCAGTGACAGAAGCAATTCAAAGAATATCGGTGGGAAGGAAAGACCAAACACCACGATGACGGGAAACAGACTCATGTTGACCTTGATATTTTAGAGAGTGCAGGCGATGCAGTTTTCAGCTGATGTCGACGCGGAGAAGGGCAAGGAAAGCCAGGCGAGAGCGACACAGCCTTTATTTGAATAATAATATATTACCGTAACTGTTATGCTGTTATCTATAATATGTGATCTAAATCACTTTTAAGCCAGAGTGAATAATGGAACGATTAAAACGCATGTCGGTGTTCGCGAAAGTGGTGGAATTTGGTTCCTTCACCGCCGCAGCCAGACGGTTACAAATGAGTGTTTCGTCGATCAGTCAGACGGTCGCAAAACTGGAAGATGAACTGCAGGTCAAGCTGCTGAACCGCAGCACGCGCAGCATTGGGCTTACCGAAGCCGGAAAAATTTATTACCAGGGCTGTCGGCGGATGCTGCATGAAGTGCAGGATGTTCATGAGCAGCTTTACGCCTTCAACAACACGCCGATTGGTACGCTGCGCATTGGCTGTTCTTCAACCATGGCGCAAAATGTCCTCGCGGGGATCACCGCCAAAATGCTCAAAGAGCATCCTGGCCTGACGGTCAATCTGGTCACCGGCATTCCGGCGCCCGACCTGATTGCCGACGGCCTGGATGTCGTCATCCGCGTGGGCGCCCTACAGGATTCCAGTCTGTTTTCCCGCCGCCTGGGCGCGATGCCGATGGTGTTGTGCGCAGCGAAAAGCTATCTCGCCCAATATGGTATACCGGAAAAACCGGCCGACCTCACCAACCACTCCTGGCTGGAATACAGCGTGCGTCCGGATAATGAATTCGAGCTGATCGCCCCGGAAGGGATCTCCACGCGGCTGATCCCGCAGGGGCGATTCGTCACTAACGATCCGATGACCCTCAACCGCTGGCTGACCGCCGGTGCGGGGGTCGCCTATGTCCCGCTGATGTGGGTGATCAACGAGATCAATCGGGGCGAACTTGAGATCTTACTGCCGCGCTATCAGTCCGATCCGCGCCCGGTCTATGCGCTGTATACCGAAAAAGACAAACTGCCGCTGAAGGTGCAGGTGGTGATTAACTATCTGACCGACTATTTCGTCGATGTGGCGCAGATTTTTCAGGGAATGTACGGACGAGGAAAAGAGAAATAGAAGCCTTGTCCTTGGCCGACAGCGTTGGATGACGGCGCAAAACTGCCGTCATCCGATAAGTCTGACTACGCCTCATCCACCCAAATCCGCATCTCCCCTTCGCCGCGGTTGGCCCAGCTAAACCACGGAATGAATGTCAGCGTCTGATCCTGACGCGCGCCGGGCGCGACATCGTAGTGCCACAGCGGTTGCTCGCCCTGCTGTTTTGGGTTTTGCCGATATCCCTGCGCCTGAATCAGAACGTGATGAGCGAAAATACCTTTCCCTTCGAGGGTGGTAAATACACTCTCTTTCGGCAAGCTCAGGTTATGCAGTAGCGCGCCGTTGTCAGCCTCTTCCAGACAGTACACCAGCGGCCCGCGCTGTAGCGCGACTTTACCCGCCACGTGACGCACCTGTGTGTTGCCGTAAACGCGGCGCACCGGCATCGGCAGCGTGAGCGACAGCGTATCGCCCTCCTGCCAGCCGCGTCGGATATGCAAATAGCCCTTGCGCACGTCGCCTTCAACCCGGGCACCGTTGAGCAACACCTGTGGCTTGTCACACCAGTCAGGCAGGCGTAGTGCCAGTGTGTGTTCCACCGGACGCGGCGAGTCGATTTTAATCTCCACCTGTTCCTGCCACGGATAATTGCCGCTGATGCGCAATCGCAGTTCGCCGCCGTTCGTCGGAACAGTCACGCTGTTGCCGATATACAAATTGATATAAAGCGCTTCCGGACGCGGCGTATAAATATAGTGACCAATAGACGTCAGCGTACGCGCGATGTTCGGCGGACAGCAGGCGCAGCCGAACCAGCGCTGGCGTACCGGCTTGATGTGATCGTAAATATGGTTGAACTTCAGCACCTTTGGCTGCACTTCCAGTGGGTTGACGTAAAAGAAGTGCTTGCCATCCAGCGCCATGCCGCCCAGCACGGTGTTGTAGAGCGCGCGTTCCATCACATCGGCGTACTGACTATCAGCCTCCATTTCCAGCATCCGGCGCGCGAACATCATCAGGCCGATGGAGGCGCAACTTTCAGCGTATACCGTGTCATTCGGGAGGTCGTAGTCGCAACTGAACGCTTCTCCACGTCCCTGAGAACCAATACCACCGGTGATGTACAACTGGCGCTGCGCCATGTTTTTCCACAGACGCAGGCAGATCTGGCGCTTCTCTTCGTCCTGGCTTAAGCGCGCCAGGTGCGCCACACCGGTCATCAGGTAGACAAAACGCACGGCGTGACCGATGGCCGTCTGTTGCTCCGCTAACGGTAAATGCGCCTGACTGTAGTCTTTATCGTGCGTCATCCAGCCCGCGCCGTAAATCAGCCAGTGCGAAGTGCCGCCACGTTTTTCAAACTCAATATCGTAATAGTGCGGCTGCGTGCCCCGCGCTTCGACAAAATAGCGCGACAGATTCAGATAGCGCGGCTCCTGCGTCACTTCGTACAGCCGCATAAGCGCCAGCTCTACTTCCGGGTGACCGGGATAGCCATGCAGCTTGAGATCTTCCTTACCGAA from Citrobacter amalonaticus Y19 includes:
- the degS gene encoding outer membrane-stress sensor serine endopeptidase DegS yields the protein MLVKLLRSVAIGLIVGAILLAAMPSLRKINTLSAPQYDSADETPASYNSAVRRAAPAVVNVYNRSMNSTAHNQLEIRTLGSGVIMDQRGYIITNKHVINDADQIIVALQDGRVFEALLVGSDTLTDLAVLKINATGGLPTIPINAGRSPHIGDVVLAIGNPYNLGQTITQGIISATGRIGLNPTGRQNFLQTDASINHGNSGGALVNSLGELMGINTLSFDKSNDGETPEGIGFAIPFQLATKIMDKLIRDGRVIRGYIGIGGREIAPLHTQGGGMDQIQGIVVNEVAPDGPAAQAGIQVNDLIISVNSKPAVSALETMDQVAEIRPGSVIPVIVMRDDKQLTLQVTIQEYPATN
- the mdh gene encoding malate dehydrogenase; amino-acid sequence: MKVAVLGAAGGIGQALALLLKTQLPSGSELSLYDIAPVTPGVAVDLSHIPTAVKIKGFSGEDATPALHGADVVLISAGVARKPGMDRSDLFNVNAGIVKNLVQQIATTCPKACIGIITNPVNTTVAIAAEVLKKAGVYDKNKLFGVTTLDIIRSNTFVAELKGKLPTEVEVPVIGGHSGVTILPLLSQIPGVSFTDQEVADLTKRIQNAGTEVVEAKAGGGSATLSMGQAAARFGLSLVRALQGEKGVVECAYVEGDGQYARFFSQPLLLGKNGVEERQSIGKLSAFEQNALEGMLDTLKKDIQLGEEFVNK
- the argR gene encoding transcriptional regulator ArgR; its protein translation is MRSSAKQEELVKAFKALLKEEKFSSQGEIVLALQDQGFDNINQSKVSRMLTKFGAVRTRNAKMEMVYCLPAELGVPTTSSPLKNLVLDIDFNDAVVVIHTSPGAAQLIARLLDSLGKAEGILGTIAGDDTIFTTPANGFTVKDLYEAILELFEQEL
- the yhcN gene encoding peroxide/acid stress response protein YhcN: MKIKTTVAALSVLSVLSFGAFAADSINAQQAQNREVIGTVSVSAIGSDPMSMHEMLNKKAEEKGASAYQITEARSGDTWHATAELYK
- a CDS encoding NAD-dependent succinate-semialdehyde dehydrogenase; this translates as MQTLQDNELFQTGYLVDGLWKTLDTTFDVLNPATGETIAKVAKAGKQQTEEAIAAASEAFPAWRAKTAKERSAILYRWYELIIENKSWLGRLMTTEQGKPLKEAEGEVEYAASFIQWFAEQAKRANGEIIPPIKPGSRILATREPVGVVAAITPWNFPMAMLTRKLGPALAAGCTGVIKPANNTPLSAFALLTLAKKAGVPDGVLNAVAGNTPEISDAIMASHEVRKISFTGSTAVGKTLVRNAAETMKKVSMELGGNAPYIVFDDADIDAAVKGALANKFRNAGQVCVSVNRFYIQESVYDEFTRKLADAVQALKVGNGLDDGVVVGPLIEPSAVNKVREHVDDAVAKGAKVLAGGKAHALGGNFWQPTVLGGCSDDMILASEETFGPVAACFRFTNEEEVIQRANNTPFGLAAYFYTQNLQRVFRVSQAIESGMIGINECAVSTELGPFGGVKESGLGREGSVLGLDEFLEVKTLHIGGL
- the aaeB gene encoding p-hydroxybenzoic acid efflux pump subunit AaeB → MGIFSIANQHIRFAVKLASAIVLALFVGFHFQLETPRWAVLTAAIVAAGPAFAAGGEPYSGAIRYRGMLRIVGTFIGSVAALVIIIAMIRAPLLMILVCCIWAGFCTWISSLVRVENSYAWGLSGYTALIIVITIQTEPLLTPQFAVERCSEIVIGIVCAIMADLLFSPRSIKQEVDRELDSLLVAQYQLMQLCIKHGDSEEVDNAWGSLVRRAAALEGMRSNLNMESSRWARANRRLKAINTLSLTMITQSCETYLIQNTRPELITDTFREFFAMPVETAQDVHKQLKRLRRVIAWTGERETPVTLYTWAGAATRYLLLKRGVISNTKISATEEEVLQDEPVVKVESAERHHAMVNFWRTTLSCVLGTLFWLWTGWTSGNGAMVMIAVVTSLAMRLPNPRMVAIDFIYGTLAALPLGALYFLVILPNTQQSMLLLCLSLAVLGFFLGIEVQKRRLGSMGALASTINIIVLDNPMTFHFSQFLDSALGQIVGCVLAFLVIVIVRDNSRDRTGRVLLNQFVSAAVSAMTTNAVRRKENHLPALYQQLFLLMNKFPGDLPKFRLALTMIIAHQRLRDAPIPVNGDLSAFHQQLRRTADHVISAVNDDKRRRYFGQLLDELDVYQEKLRVWEAPPQVTEPVKRLTGMLHKYQHALTDS
- the aaeA gene encoding p-hydroxybenzoic acid efflux pump subunit AaeA, which produces MKTLTRRISRTAITLVLVILAFIAIFRAWVYYTESPWTRDARFSADVVAIAPDVAGLITHVNVHDNDLVKKDQVLFTIDQPRYQKALEEAEADVAYYQVLAQEKRQEAGRRNRLGVQAMSREEIDQANNVLQTVLHQLAKAQATRDLAKLDLERTVIRAPADGWVTNLNVYTGEFITRGSTAVALVKQNSFYVLAYMEETKLEGVRPGYRAEITPLGSNKVLKGRVDSIAAGVTNASSTRDDKGMATIDSNLEWVRLAQRVPVRIQLDDQQENLWPAGTTATVVITGKQDRDENNDSFFRKMAHRLREFG
- the aaeX gene encoding p-hydroxybenzoic acid efflux pump operon protein AaeX encodes the protein MSLFPVIVVFGLSFPPIFFELLLSLAIFWLVRRMLVPTGIYDFVWHPALFNTALYCCLFYLISRLFV
- the aaeR gene encoding HTH-type transcriptional activator AaeR, with the protein product MERLKRMSVFAKVVEFGSFTAAARRLQMSVSSISQTVAKLEDELQVKLLNRSTRSIGLTEAGKIYYQGCRRMLHEVQDVHEQLYAFNNTPIGTLRIGCSSTMAQNVLAGITAKMLKEHPGLTVNLVTGIPAPDLIADGLDVVIRVGALQDSSLFSRRLGAMPMVLCAAKSYLAQYGIPEKPADLTNHSWLEYSVRPDNEFELIAPEGISTRLIPQGRFVTNDPMTLNRWLTAGAGVAYVPLMWVINEINRGELEILLPRYQSDPRPVYALYTEKDKLPLKVQVVINYLTDYFVDVAQIFQGMYGRGKEK
- a CDS encoding glycoside hydrolase family 127 protein; its protein translation is MMEVDLHRLKVSDPFFGQYQQLVRDVVIPYQWDALNDRIPEAEPSHAIENFRIAAGRQQGEFYGMVFQDSDVAKWLEAVAWSLCQTPDAELEKTADEVIELIAAAQCEDGYLNTYFTAKAPDKRWSNLAECHELYCAGHMIEAGVAFFQATGKRSLLNVVCRFADHIDSVFGKEDLKLHGYPGHPEVELALMRLYEVTQEPRYLNLSRYFVEARGTQPHYYDIEFEKRGGTSHWLIYGAGWMTHDKDYSQAHLPLAEQQTAIGHAVRFVYLMTGVAHLARLSQDEEKRQICLRLWKNMAQRQLYITGGIGSQGRGEAFSCDYDLPNDTVYAESCASIGLMMFARRMLEMEADSQYADVMERALYNTVLGGMALDGKHFFYVNPLEVQPKVLKFNHIYDHIKPVRQRWFGCACCPPNIARTLTSIGHYIYTPRPEALYINLYIGNSVTVPTNGGELRLRISGNYPWQEQVEIKIDSPRPVEHTLALRLPDWCDKPQVLLNGARVEGDVRKGYLHIRRGWQEGDTLSLTLPMPVRRVYGNTQVRHVAGKVALQRGPLVYCLEEADNGALLHNLSLPKESVFTTLEGKGIFAHHVLIQAQGYRQNPKQQGEQPLWHYDVAPGARQDQTLTFIPWFSWANRGEGEMRIWVDEA